CGTAGCCTTGGTAGGCTTCATTGGAGACTCTTCCTTGGAAGATCCCTCCATCTCTTCAACTTCCTgggactcttcctcctcctcctcctcctcctcttcactaTCATTCCAGTTGTTGACAGCTGACACATGCTGCCCAGCAAGGTAGACCGGCCCACTCCCTGACCTTAGTCTTAATGTGACAGGTGGATTCAGATCAAGTCCTAGTGTGGtgaccattgggagaactgaaaGTTTCAAGTTTGCTATGCGCACCGGAGCAGATTCCTTGCTGTCCTTTTGGGGTACAATCTCCACAACATGAAATTCATCCTTGGCTTTTTCCCCTAGGCAGATCGTCCTCAAGGCCAACTGCTCAATATTTCAACTTTCTACTGGAAGCCACCTTGAGAATCTTCTAGGGTGTGCGAGATGTAGATTTTCTAATGTCATAAGTTACATCAGCAGTTATGTATTGCATAGCAAATAATCTTCCACATGTTTTTTTGAGCATTATGACTGAATCGGCTGTATCCAAACACAATTGCAGGGGAGAGTCCTAGTCCTCTGGTcagtttataaatttgttttccCCTCTCTCAAACTCTTTTTCCAGTTCCACCTCACTGTCCGAGACCTCAGTCATTAAGCATATCCAAGTTACTATGCTGGCACTTTTTCTGTTTCACTAATTTTGGTTAAATTAGAATGAACAGGAGAAAAGCTTAAAGAGGGAGTTAAATGGCCATTGATGAAGCTCAAGAAAACCTCTCAaaattctgtgccaagaaaaagCAAAATCTTATATAAGTAATGCATTCTCCTTTTATAGAACTTATTCTaattatgagaaggagaaagaactCTGCAAAGATCGGCCAGTGCTCTGTAGTGGAAATCTGTTTTAACAATCCCTTTGAATTCAGAGATTCCATCAAGTATTGCCCGAAACACTTTCAAAGCATATCTTCATAACCATAAGGACTAGAAGTTTAGAATTATTTTTGATTGAAAGCTTAAGATTTTCTGGATGTTGATTTCCGTACACAGTACTGTATTTTGTGCCTCCTCACTTACACAAGCTTGAAGCAAACTGATCCAGAGACCGGGCAGTTGGATTATTTTGTATCAAACCCAATCCAGCCCAGTAGCAGTTCCGATGGGTCATGCTATTACATTGCCCAAGATAGAGGGGTCATATTTAAACTGCTCCAATATTTCACATCCTGCGATAGCTTACTCCAGTGTTTTCTGGCAGGCCAAGCGCTCCTTGGAGTCCAATATCATAGGAACTGTATGAAATGCCTTCACAGTACACTCTATTATTTTCTCCCCTCAATGCTCACACGCACTTAGGATACAAGATAGTAGAAGAAGCTCGGCAGGCAGGGAAAACGCATAGCTTTGGTCGTTTGCTGGATTATtcaactgacaagatcaggtgtCTTTTTTTGCCTGTCATTTTGAACAGAGCGTACTGGCCCTTAATACTGACCCGAAAAAAAGAACTCATTCTGAAGCTACCTGAAAACAAACCCTGCATATTACTGCTGAATTCAGACAACCAGGGCTCCTTCCCCCAACTAACGGAAGAGGTTCTTAAGTATCTGAGGCTACaatcctatgaaataaaacaGAAGCCCAGTAACAAATGAAAGTCTAGCAAACTTATTTcagtatgagtttttgtgagtcacagctcacttcttcagacagatCTATATGAAGGAGTAAGCCATGACTCGTGAAAGCTTGTACTGAGATAAATGCCATTAcccttcaaggtgccactggacttttattttgctacaacagactaacagccCTTTGTAATCTGGTGCACATATACTTGTACACTCCAATGAACACAGTGTAGTTAACATATCGGAGAAAATATTCCTACAGTTGGGccaggagttgttttttttaaatcaaaatataAAATTGAGCCGACATCCCCCTCTCATTTTGGCTTTCTtgccccaattgccaaagcgaccattgggctctatggcattgaagtccccccctccccaggctccacccaaaaaacctcctggccACCCTACGGTGGGGGTAGAAGTCGCAATAGGGTTTATGGACTGGCAAGTGGCATCACGTGTTGTTTGCTGGGGGAAAGGGATATAGGAAGAGATGGGAGGGACTGGTGAATCAAAGGGGCAAGAAAGCCAAAatgagagggacctggcaaccctgcttgtgtCAAGTGATTTACCACAATCAAGGTGCAGGGTAACAGCCTCCATGACTGACAAGTTGCACAGACTAAACCAAGTCAGCTGCTCTGGAGGCTTTCGATCAACCACTAGCAACAGACTGGCCTTCCAGGGTGACCTGACTTCCCAAGCCAGGAGGATTATGGGTGATGCTATGAATGCACCAGCTGGAAGAGTTTTTAATTCCTTCCTCTGAACAGTGGCCCCATTACTTAATCCACCGGGCTCCCAATTCAAGCCAGCAACACGCGACATCCTTTCTTCTctgcccacagcccctccctgtcccTACATCCTGATGACTTCCCACAGCCATCTTTCTCCTGCTGATTCCGTCGCACCTTTCTGGCACTTCTCTCTCAAGACAACCTGTCTGCTTTCCAGCTCGCTACCTGATCCAGCCCGTCTCCTttagagcttcccccccccccttcccagcactGGACCAGGGACAAATTTTATTGATCACATAATCTTGTCAACGCATGTAAATGAACAGCTTTGCCTATTTCGAGAGGCTGCTTTAATAAAACTAATACCTCGCTGCCATATGGTTGTAACAGGCAAACTTACAGGAACATTTGAGCATAGCTGGCGGAGGGGTTAAGAGTgccggactagggtctgggagacccagattcgactCTACCATGGCAGTTCGCTCGGTGACATTGGACtactcacaaatagggttgcggaccgccaggtggggccaggtggactcgatggcatcacATCCCGCCAAGCTCCCTCTCCGCCCCATATTCCGCTTCCCCCAGGCTGtactcccaaatatccaggaattcccaaacctggagttggcaaccctagcacactttcagcctaacctacctcacagggctgttgtgaggataaaatggagaagaggtcaacgtaagcccctttgggtctccactggggaggaaAGTGAGGTCGAGTcggagtaaaaaaaataaatcaccaTCTAAAGCTCCCCCTTCCTTTGATGGCCTTTTTCATGGCTTTGCTGTCATTTCAGTTTGTCCCCTTCCATGAAACAGTACAATATTTACAGCAAAGCAAGTGTGTGAAGGATAGGCTCTGCAATGTAAATAAACATTGCTTAGAACATCCAAAGATAAAGTGTCAACCAACCCTAGTAGCCTTACGTTCCAGTGTCAAAAAAAGAAGGGCCAATTTAAACATTATCTGAGCCATGTGCAGGCTGAAAGCTTTTATTCTCACCAGTGCTGCACGTGGGTAGAGTTTAAAAGCAATTTTATGCCTTAAAAGCCTTCCATGCCTGTAATGGCTACATGCTGTGGCTAGCAGCGGTGGCCTCAGGGTTGCCTGTTATTTCATTCACGAGGACCCACACACTTCAAACTGTGCTGATCCAAGACAGACAGAGCCTGTTCAGAGGTACATGGTAGAATCCATTTGATCATGGTGAACGGAGCCTAGGGGAAATCTGGCAAATTAGGAGTAGAACCAGTATAGAATCTGAGCTAAATCAGGTATGGTGTGTTCATGTTACATAGTATGCTACTCCACCTTGGCAGAACTTGGCAGGTCATGGTGAAGCctggtaggtaaaggtagtcccctgtgaatgcaccaggtcattactgacgcatgaggtgacatcacatcctgacgtttactaggcagactatgtttgtggggtggtttgccattgcctcccccagtcatctacacttttacccccagcaagctgggtactcattttaccgacctcggaaggatgaaaggctgagtcaaccttgagtcggctacctgaaactgacttccgtcgggatcgacctcaggttgtgagcagagcttggactgcagtactgcagcttaccactctgcgccacagggctgttTGGTGAAGCCTGGTAGTACTTTAATTTTGCTATTCTTCAAGACCTTAATGCTAGTTTTATTGCCTGGCCAAGAAAAATATTGGCCAATGGCTGGCCATGCAGCACTGGCATATACCTACTACATATATGCGGGGGCAAGTACATGGCTTTAAAGAAGATACTATATTCTTTCCATGTGCAGCAGCGACATAAGCATTGCCTTTTGTGTAGGGTAACTCTGAAATTAGGCCTTCTTACGGCAAAATTATATGTCAGAGTGGCAACCATGTTTGCAAAGGTTACatggatacatagggttgccaacttccaggtgatggctggagatctcccgctactacaactgatctccaggcgacagagatcagttcatctggagaaagtggccgcttcgaaaggtgaactctatagcattaatgcccattaaagtccctccgtCTCCCCAAAACACATCCAACTCAGTCTccaaccctaaaatctccaggtatttcccaacccggagcaggcaaacCTATGGATACAGGAGACATTTGTAGGAAGAACCAAAAACTTTCAAAATACAATGTCCTCACATGTCCCGTGGACAGTCTGGAAGTCCCAtcatgctcagaacttaattcctAATTATGGGAAGGCCAGTTTGGATCAGGGCCTTCATGGCACAAGGGGAGAGATCTGAATACCAAAGCCAGgaagcaatatcaggggaaggcctccatgccctgttgttgtCCCTCCAGAATAACTGCTTGGCCACAGTGTGAGGCACGGTACCGGACACGATGGACCAAAGTTCAGACGAagcaaggctcttctgatgttcttagccTGCTTGGGTCTGACAGCAACCTGCAATTGCCCTTCCCAGCCCCATACAAATACTGAGACAAACATGGGGGGTGGCAACTCTCTAAATCCTCTATTGTGTCAGATTTCAGAACCAGTCAGCTGAACTCAGGAATCAAAAGCACTAAGGAACACTAACAAAGCTTCAGACCTCCCATTTTGCATTCTGACTGGGGGGTGGAGGTGGCAAATCTTATGCAATCCAGAGCTTTTATTCTGGAGCAAACTGACTTTGCTCAAAAGAGTAGTCCCTCTAAACTTAAAATGTTCCTGAAGACGTCCCCAGCCAAATACTGCTGTTAAAGAAACTGATCCAGCCCAGCCGACAGGCAGAGAAACACGAATGCTGAACTTTACGAGAGTCTTGTAGATTCTCTCTCACCCCGCCCCCCCACAAATAACCCTGTTGGGCAAAGAAGTTCCCTAGCTCCAATGAGAAGGATTACAAACAAATCAGCTATCAGATCTTAGTGTAACCTCCAAGGGCCAAAGTCTGCAAGGAACAAGAGGAAATGATTAACAGAGGAAAGATGGAGGGAGGAATAAAACCCTCTGCATCCAAACAGGATTAACCACgtaagaaaacatttctttgctaCACTTAGCACACATTGGCTAGAAACTCTGTCTCACACGAACACGTGCACCCACAAGTGCCCCAAACTCCACTGAATCCCACTGAATCTGAATTAAAGTAGGACGGACGCTACAATATTATACTGGCAAAGGTCTAATTTTTGAATGTTTCAGAGGAGCATTTACTGACCTTTGGAGGCGTCCGTTCCCCTGTGTCCCCTGTCCATGTAATTGATCTGGTCTGCCTCTTGATTGGAAGAAGACAAATCCAAAGccgtgactttttaaaaaaatcatactgGCAGCCTCCTCTGAGGATGGGAGGTTTTTTACTGCCTTTCCAATTCAGGAGTGGTTAGAAGTCTAATCACTTcagaagcagaaagggagaaGAATTAAGCAGCCCAGCAGAGACAGATTAGAAGGAAACGATGCCAGATCAGTGGACCAGACCCAGTAGGCATCTTTTCTGGGTGTGGGTTCCCAGCTTCCTTGATTTCCTATGGCTCACATTTTGTGAATTAGCTGCTACATTTGTCTTTTATCACTGCGCATTAGTTATCGCGCTCTCTCTTTCCCCGTTCTTAGACAGAGGTCTtgtacaataaaaccataaaacttaaataagacccatctctaaaaacagctCCCTTCAACtctcctctgcagcctccaaagaatgagcaacaaaataagtacacgaAGGGTCAGAATCTTCTAAGAACTGAACGATTTGCTCCACAGTTGCTCGCGAAAACacagaccatttgttaaaacatggtataatccattttagcctaagttggtacaagtaaagacagtgcaaaaggatacgtaccaaggagtccactgactgaagagggcagggacacagctgatctgaaaaagggatccttagcatacaACCCAGACCCGTTACCTAGCACAGTTCTACATATTGCTTGGCTGCATTTCAGGTGGGTCACAACATCCCCCCCCAAAGTAATTACACAGAACTCCATTCACATGGCCCATGATCCAAAACAAATGTGGCTAGGCCTAGGCATGCttaattcacacagtggccacagtAATTTGTTGTTACTTAAATGCAACTACTCATGGTAGCAAATTATGAAGATTTGCCAGTGCAAACCCCACCTTAGCCACAAACTCACCAGGTGACATTAAATATCCTGTTCTCAGCTGCAGCTTCTCCACAGCAATAATTactggcctacttcacagggctgttgtaagaattacTGTGATGATGCAATACACTTTGAACACCAAAAATATTAATATGGTGACCATAACATTTTAAAGGAAGGAACTGTTGACTGCTGTGCTTGTAGCTTAATTCCTAACACAGTCTGTTTTGCTTTCGCAGTGCTTCTCAACGGCCTCTTAGACATACCAGTATCAAGAATATCTTGGATGAACATTGTAGGGGAAGAgcaagtggctcagtggcagaacatttattttgcatgcagaaggttccaggttcaatccctagctgacatctctagtttaaaaagataaaggaTCAGGAGATGTgaatgaccctggagagctatcagtcagactagacaatactgactgtgatagaccaatagtctgactccgTATAAGTCAGCTTCGTAGGTGCATGAACCGAATTCTTGGTGGCAATTTCCTTTGCCCCTAGCAATAGCTCATATCCTAGGGAcacatttttttaatccaaactCTGCAGCATTCCCTCAAAAGAGCAACACCTGTATCCCAAGAATCAATGAGGCTCAAAGAGCCTGTTCTTTGCCATCCCCCAACTTAGCCACAACATAATGGCAGGTGGGCAGTCCATTCACTTGCCAGTCATGTTACATGGTATGCTTGGAAAAACGATCTTTGGCCCAGGTGAGCTTTGGAATTGGGCCACGGTCTGTGCAAGCATATGACAAAGGTGCATCACAtaaaaccaggggtgtcaagcataaggcctgcgggccagatccggcccctcgagagcacttatccagcccgcaagccagatgaggcagccaccccctccggTCCTGATCTCGGCTGGCGAGGCATGATCCAGCCGACCAAGTGATGCTTATGTCGTACCCAGCCctggtaacaaatgagtttgacacccctgacctagacacAAGAGACTTTGCTACCCTGCAAACTagtatcaggtttttttttttcattgcctCCTCTCCGTCAGTGAGAGCTTTCAGAGCTGAGGGCATTATTATTAAAATCTTTTTAGGGCCATGTTGTATTGCTTTATCCTTCGTTTCTCCAACACTCAAAACTGGAATGGGACTTTTAGTGCAgtcagtgttttgagaatttgattgCCTCAGAGCTTTGCTTTTTGAAGAGCAAGGGTATCAGACGCAGCTGTGAAACAAGGAGCCCTGAAGTTAAATCTTGCCTCCATATGGGCCAGGCCTGCATCACTTAGCCAAGATCCcataggagttggtttttataccctgcttttctctacctttaaggagtctcaaagcggcttagtcgccttcccttcctctccccacagcaggcaccttgtgaggtaggtagggctgagagagttctgagagaactgtgactggcccgaggtcacccagtaggcttcatgtgtaggagtgcggaaaccaagcCAGCTGACAGGAGGGCTGATTTGTGGAATCCCATTCAGCTATAGGCTGAAGACTTTTCTTTGGGAGAAGGGTCAGATTATTTACCAGGGAAGAGACGACTGTAAGACCCTCAACTACTATTTTAGACGTTTTGAATGAAATTTTGGTTTTACTTTGCTAGCTGCTTTGAGGCCTTTGTAGGTcgaaaggcagctttaaaatcTCCTAGATAAATAAGTTCTGGCCCAGGCCCCAAGTTAGGCCATCACAATTTTCAACATGCCACGAACATTTGATGCTATTCTGACCATTGGACCACCCATAGCATAATGAAAATTAGGAACCGGGTTTAAGagtcctgtggtgcagagtggtaaactgcagtattgcagtccaagctctgctcatgacctgagctcgatcccaatggaagttggtttcaggtagccggctcaaggttgactcagccttccatccttccgaggtc
This window of the Euleptes europaea isolate rEulEur1 chromosome 13, rEulEur1.hap1, whole genome shotgun sequence genome carries:
- the LOC130485854 gene encoding nucleoplasmin-like; translation: MVATLTYNFALALRTICLGEKAKDEFHVVEIVPQKDSKESAPVRIANLKLSVLPMVTTLGLDLNPPVTLRLRSGSGPVYLAGQHVSAVNNWNDSEEEEEEEEEESQEVEEMEGSSKEESPMKPTKATDSKHSAMQPRRSQNSLLGSYLRQKEPAEGGSQ